A genomic segment from Natronorubrum tibetense GA33 encodes:
- a CDS encoding helix-turn-helix domain-containing protein — protein sequence MGLIAEFRVTSLDLPLTNAVAAVPAVTVYIERILVIDPDRPVALCRVVDEPGNEFRDALADDATVAGAVTLDEYDGNALYRIELRDPPVPIYRKFIELGTTPLGSIVTVDGWWSRSRFPDREALAEYREFCVERGATFQLERLTRESTADDPPFGLTDEQYEALTAARDAGYFAVPREASTAEVGDELGISGPSASERIRRGIDRVLENGL from the coding sequence ATGGGACTCATCGCAGAGTTTCGGGTGACGTCACTCGACCTTCCGTTGACGAACGCAGTAGCGGCCGTTCCGGCGGTCACGGTCTATATCGAACGGATCCTCGTCATCGACCCCGACCGTCCCGTCGCGCTCTGTCGAGTCGTCGACGAGCCCGGCAACGAATTTCGCGACGCACTGGCGGACGACGCCACGGTCGCAGGGGCCGTGACGCTGGACGAGTACGACGGGAACGCGCTGTATCGGATCGAACTCCGCGATCCGCCGGTACCGATATACCGGAAATTCATCGAGTTGGGCACCACGCCGCTCGGCAGTATCGTGACCGTCGATGGCTGGTGGAGCCGGTCCCGATTTCCGGACCGAGAAGCGCTCGCGGAGTACCGCGAGTTCTGTGTCGAGCGCGGAGCCACGTTCCAACTCGAGCGACTGACTCGAGAATCGACGGCCGACGATCCGCCGTTCGGACTCACAGACGAGCAGTACGAGGCGCTGACCGCGGCCCGCGACGCGGGCTACTTTGCGGTCCCGCGAGAGGCGTCGACCGCGGAGGTCGGAGACGAACTGGGGATTTCGGGGCCGTCAGCGTCCGAACGGATTCGACGAGGGATCGATCGGGTGCTCGAGAACGGGCTTTGA